In the genome of Streptomyces sp. SLBN-118, the window CGCCCGCACACCACGGACCCCGGCCAACTGGACATCCTCACCGGCAACGTGACGCACCCGGTGACGCTGGCCCGGATCCCGCTCCCGCGCAGCGCACCCGCCGGCAGGGGCCGCCACGAAACACTCGTACTCGTCCCCTACCGGCAGATCACCGAACGCGGATTCTCCTGCCACGACGACCACTCCCCGCTGATCTCGATGGCGGTGACCGAGCAGCAGACCATGCCGCTCGGAGCAGCGCTCGCCCGGCTGCCGGACGTCGCGACCTCCCTGTCGGGCGGGCACTTCGACAGCGAAGACGCCACCTACGCACAGACCGTCAAACAGGTGATCACGGATGAGATCGGGACCGGCGCGGGGGCCAATTTCGTCATCCAGCGGTCGTTCGTGGCCGACATCACCGACTACGGGCCCCACGGCGCCCTGGCCTTCTTCCGCCGACTGCTGGAGGGCGAGGAGGGTGCGTACTGGACCTTTGTCGTCCACACCGGCTCACGCACGTTCGTCGGGGCATCGCCGGAGCGGCACATCAGCGTACGAGGCGCGACAGCGGTGATGAACCCGATCAGCGGCACATACCGCTACCCGGCCGCAGGCCCCACCCTGGCCGGCGTCATGGACTTCCTCGCCGACGCCAAGGAGAGCGACGAACTGTGCATGGTCGTCGACGAAGAACTCAAGATGATGGCCGGGATCTGCGAGCCGGGCATCAGCGTCCTGGGCCCGTATCTCAAGGAAATGGCGCGGCTCGCACACTCCGAGTACTACATCCGGGGGCGCACCGCGCGCGATGTGCGCACCATCCTGCGTGAGACGCTGCTCGCGCCGACGGTGACAGGCGGCCCGCTGGAGAGCGCCTGCCGCGTCATCGCCCGATACGAGAAGCGGGGCCGCGGCTACTACAGCGGAATCGCCGCCCTCATCGGCCGCGACGAGCAGGGTGGCCGCATCCTGGACTCGGCGATCCTCATCCGCAGCGCCGACATCAGCGCGGCCGGGCGCGTGCGGATCGGGGTCGGATCGACGCTCGTACGCCATTCCGACCCGGGCACGGAGGCGGCCGAGACACGGGCCAAGGCGGCCGGGCTGATCGCCGCCCTGGAATCCGGACCCGCCACATCCCGCCCCACGCGCACCGGCGCCGCCACACAGTCCGGCACAGTCGTCTCCTACGCTGCGCATCCCAGCGTCCGCGCCGCACTTGAGCGCCGTAACGACACCCTGGCATCCTTCTGGCTGCACCCGGGCGCCCCCGGGGACCAGTCGCCATCCGACCTGGCGGGACGCACCGCTCTGGTCATCGACATGGAGGACACCTTCACCTCCATGATCGCCCATCAACTCCGTTCCCTCGGGCTGGTGGTGACCGTCCGCCGGTTCGATGAGGCACACACCTTCGACGGCTGCGACCTGGTGGTGCTGGGACCCGGACCCGGCGACCCCGCCGAGCGGGGCCACCCGCGCATGGAGGCCCTGCGCTCGGCGGTGCATTCGCTGCTGGCGCAGCGGCGGCCGTTCCTCGCCGTCTGCCTGAGCCATCAGGTCCTCAGTCTCCGGCTCGGCTTTTCTCTTCAGCGCCGCGATCATCCCAGCCAGGGCGCGCAGCACGAGATCGACTTCTTCGGAGACCGGGTCCGGGCCGGTTTCTACAACACGTACGCCGCACACAGTCGCCATGACACCACGCACGTCGACGGTGTCGGCAGGGTGGACGTCTCTCGCGACCGGGCGAGCGGCGAGGTCCACGCGCTGCGCGGCCCGCACTTCACGTCGATGCAGTTCCACCCCGAGTCCGTACTCACCGAGCACGGAGTCCGCATCGTCGCACAGGCAGTTCGCCGGGCGATGCGCCCGGCCGCTGTGCCCGCCTGACCCCCGAAGCCGCTGTTCCCGGCGGTGAATTGGAGACATCGGATGCACCCCTACGTCGTGGTGGACGTCTTCGCCCGAGAACGCCTGCTCGGCAACCCCGTGGCAGTCTTCTTCGACAGTGACGACCTCGGCCCGGAGGTCATGCAGCGCATCGCACGCGAAATGAACCTGTCCGAGACCACCTTCGTCCTGCGTCCGCGTCAGGGCGGCGACGCCCGGATCCGTATCTTCACGCCGGTCAACGAGCTGCCGTTCGCCGGGCATCCGCTGCTGGGAACGGCGCTCGCGCTGGCCCGCCGGATCCCGGGCGACCGGCTCCGGCTTGAGACCGCGGTGAGCGTCATCCCGTTCGAACTGGACCGCACGGACGGGCCGGTGGTCACGGCCCGGATGCAACAGCCGCTGCCCACCTGGGAACCCTTCGACCGGACCGGGGAACTTCTCGAAGCGCTGGGTGTACCCGCCTCGACGCTTCCCGTGGAGATCTACCGCAACGGGCCCCGCCACGTGTTCGTCGGCCTGGACAGCGTGAGCGCACTGTCCGCGCTGGATCCCGACCACCGCGCGCTGGCAGCCTTCGAGGACATGGCGACCAACTGCTTCGCCGGTCACGGCGCACACTGGCGCAGCCGTATGTTCTCTCCTGCCTACGGAGTGACCGAGGACGCCGCCACGGGCTCCGCCGCGGGCCCGCTGGTCGTCCACCTCCTGCGGCACGGCGCCCTCACCCGCGGTCGCTGCATCGAGATCCTGCAGGGCGTCGAGATGGGCCGCCCGTCCCGCATGCTCGCCCGCGCCGAAGGCGTCGGAGCCCACATCGAGTCCGTCGAGGTCGGCGGCGAAGGCGTGATCACAGCCCAGGGGACCCTCCATGTCTGAGCTGCCCATGAACGCGAGTCCCGGCATCCGGACCGGCTCGGAATCTCTTACGGCGACCGTCGACATCGCCTTTCCTGAGTATGCGGCGCCGCCGTCCGACCCGATCGCTCTGCTGCACAGCTGGCTCGATGATGCGCACGTCCACGGTGTACGTGAACCGAGAGCCCTGGCTCTGGCCACCGCCGACACCCAGCGCCGGACTTCCCTGCGCACCGTGGTCGTGGGCCGGCTCACCGAGTGCGGCCTGGTCTTCACCACCCACCGCACCAGCCGCAAGGCCCGCGAACTGCGGGCGAATCCCTGGGCCTCCGGCCTGCTCTACTGGCGCGAGACCAGCCGGCAGGTCAGCCTGAGCGGCCCGGTGCGGCAGCTGTCCGACGCCGATACCGAAGCCCTGTGGGCGGGGAGGCCGGTGTTCACCCACGCGATGACGACGGCATCACGCCAGAGCGAACCGCTGGACGACGTGCCCGCCCTGCGCGCCCGCGCCCACGCCCTCGCCCAAGCGGGACCCCACCCACGCCCACTGACCTATGTCGCCCTCGAACTCGTCCCGCACGCCGTCGAGTTCTGGGCCAATGGCACCGACCGCCTCCACGAAAGACTCCGCTACGACCGCACACCGAACGGCTGGAACACCACTCGCCTTCAGCCCTGACGGGTCCGCCCTCCCCCACACCGCTGCGGGCGCAGCCGTAGGTCCGAAACCCGGGCCTGGTGCCCATGGGGCGACCGCAGCCCGGCTCAATGACCCGCGAGGAGCTTCACGCTCACAACCCCGACGCCGATCACAGTGTCCAGCAGGCCCGACACGAGTGCGCTCAGGGGCCCGTTGCCCATCCGCAGGCCGGTTCGCCAACCCCACAGGAAGAGGGTCGCCACTTCAACCCCGGCGCTGATCATCAGCGCGGTGCCCAGATCCATCGCGCCCAGCGCCGACAAGCCGATCAGTACCAGCGGCCCCACCGCGCCCAGCAACAACGGAGCAGAGACATACAAAGCCGTCCGGATCTCCGCCCGGCTCGCGCCACGCTTGCTCACGGCACGGTGCGCCTGCTCGTCGGCGACCAGCGTTGCCAGCCAGACGCCGAGAGCTGCCCCGGCCACGGTGAGCGCCGCCTCCTCGGGGTCAGACGTTTCTCCCTCGGCGAGAGTCACCACCACGGCGGCCAAGGTGATGGTCGCGTAGATCCGTTCCTTGAGCCGTGCGGCCGCTGTGTCGCCGACGCGGGCGGCGGTGGCGGTGTTCTGCTCGACGGGGCCGGTTCGCAGTTCCGGTTCCGGTGTCGTCATGCCGGCACAGAACCGGGCGCGCCGACCACGGCGTCGGCCAGGATCGGGATCATGCGTACGCCCTTCGCCGTGAAGTCACCATGCCCCAAATGCGGCTTTCAGTGACAAACGGTAGCCGACGTGACATGGCGCAGCTACCCGGCCACGCCCACCGGCGCAGCCGGCCCGCGGGGCCACAGCTCACTCGACGGGCCAGGTATGAGCGGGCGCGTTGAGATGCATGTACTCCATGTACTGCCGTGTCATCCGCCGCAGCGCCTCATGGTGACTGACATGGGCCGCGCCATCGATGTGATGGAACATCTCCTTCTGCCAGACCGCGCCGTTGCGGCCGGTGACGCACCGCTGTTCGATGATCCCCAGCAGCGGCTCCCGCCACGCCGCGTCCATTCCGGTCTGCTCCAGGCCCCGGTGCGCCAGCGGCAGGAGGCGTCTCAGTACGAGTTCCGAGGCGGGCACCTCGCCCATGCCGGGCCAGTACAGCCGCGCGTCGATCCCGTTGCGGGCCGCGGCGTGCAGGTTGTCCTCGGCCGCCGAGAACGACATCCGCGACCAGACCGGCCGTTCCTCGTCCACCAGCGCGCGCGTCAGCCCGTAGTAGAAGGCGCCGTTCGCGAGAACGTCGGCGACCGTGGGGCCGGCGGGGAGCACGCGGTTCTCGACCCGCAGATGCGGTTTGTCGTGAGACACGGCATAGACCGGGCGGTTCCAGCGGTAGATCGTGCCGTTGTGCAGCGTGAGTTCGGCCAGCTCGGGGGTGTCGCCACGGTCCAGGATCTCCCGCGGTTCCTGCTCGTCGCACAGGGGCAGCAGCGCGGGGAAATAGCGCACGTTCTCCTCGAAGAGGTCGAATACACTGTTGATCCAGCGCTCTCCGAACCACACCCGTGGTCGCACCCCCTGCACCTTGATCTCTTCCGAACGGGTGTCCGTGGCCTGCTCGAAGAGCGGGATGCGCGTCTCGTGCCAGAGCTCCTTGCCGAACAGGAACGGCGAGTTCGCGGCGAGAGCCACCTGCACCCCCGCGATCGCCTGTGCCGCGTTCCAGTAGGGCGCGAACTCATCCGGCGAGACCTGCAGGTGGAACTGGGTGCTGGTGCACGCCGCCTCCGGCGTGATGGTGTCCGCGTACGTCCGCAGCCGGTCCACGCCGTCCACTTCGATCCGCAGATCCTCACCGCGGGCCGCGAACACCTGCTCGTTCAGCAGGCGGTACCGCGGGTTCTCCGACAGCGCCGACTCACTCACATCGGGCTGGCGCAGTGTCGGCAGGATTCCCACCATGATCAGATGCGCGCCGACCTCCGCGGCGCGGCCTTCGGCGTGATTGAGCGCGTCCCGGATCTCCTGCTCCCACGCGTCGGGACCACCGGCTGTCAGGCGGCGGGGCGGAATGTTGATCTCCAGGTTGAATCTGCCCAGCTCGGTCGCCCAGGCCGGGTCCGCGATCGCCTCCAGAACGTCGGTATTGCGCATCGTGGGCTCGCCGCGCGTGTCCACCAGATTGAGTTCGATCTCCAGACCCACCTGGGGCCGCTCGAACTCGAATCGCGACTCACGCAGCATCTGGGCGAACGCGTCGAGGCATTCCTGCATCTTGATCCGGTACCGGCGGCGGTCGTCACGGGTGAATACCAGCGCCGGGACATCTCGTCCCATCGGCCCTCCCGAGTCCCCTCGGCAGACACCCCACTACACAGGGTCCCACTCCCCCGCTGCACGGACCAGCCAAGAGGTTCCCCGCCCCGGCGTGCTCCCGCTCGTAGGCTCGGCATGTGAGTCACAACGAAGAGCGCGCCGAGGGCGCCGGACCGTTCACCACGCGCCTCACCTGGCGCTTCGCGGGGGGCGGCACAGCGGTCTGGGAATCGCGCGCCGCGCGCAAACGCGGAAAGCTCACGGTCAGGCCAAAGGGAGCCGAGGCCGTCACTCAGTACGCGGACGAGGAAGCCCTCCACCGCCTGCGCGTCCTCAACGCGACCGCCGCGGTGTCGTTCACGTTCGGTGGAGCGCTGTTCGTCCTCGGCGCCGCACTCGCCCAGTTCGGGTCCGGCGATCCGACCCAGAGCGCCACGGTCTACTTCGTCGGCGGCCTTTTCTTCACCACCGGCGCGTACACCTCCCTGCTGCAGACGGTCAACGCCCCCAGGCGCCGCAGCGACGCCGGCACCCTGATCACCCATCGATGGCGGTGGTGGAGCTACGAGCCCCTGCGGATCGACTGGCTGAGCACGTTCGTCCTGTTCGTGGGCACGCTGGTGTTCGGCGTCAACCTGCTGGACTCCTTCCTCCAGGGGCTGTCCACCCAGCAGGTGAACCGGCTGATCTGGACGCCGGACCTCATCGGCTGCCTGCTCTTCCTCGTCTCCGGGCACCTGGCCCTCGTCGAGGTCAGCCACGGCCCTCCCCGCCTGCGCGTACGAGACCTCGGCTGGTGGATCGTCGCCGTCAACCAGCTCGGCTCGGTGCTTTTCCTGGTTGCGGCACTGGCCGACTTCACCGACCCGGGTACCGGGGACGTCATCAACGCCGACGTCGCCAATTGGGGGACCATCACCGGCGCTGCGTGCTTCTCGGTCGGCGGCGTAATGCAGCTCTTCGAGCACCCCTAGGCATGCGGCCGGATGCCGGACGTGTCGGGCGTGGTCATCATGGAAGGGCCCGGCCCGCGCTCGCGCCGTGCAGGAAGGGTGCCACGATGGAGCCGTTCCCGGCGATGCCGCTCAGTCTGTGGCAGGACACCCACTGGACGGCGAAGCGAGGTCGTTCCCGCTCGCGGGCCAGTCGGTCGCGTACACCCGGTTCTCGGGGCGTCACACCGATCAGCCGCCGGACGTCGACCCGGTGACGCGGGAGGCGCACTCCCGTGAGTTGATCAGCTTTGGATTCTGGTTCGGGGACGAGATATTTCCCGAGCCGGCTTTCTCCTCCTACGCGGAAGGAGCGCGGTGGACCCGGCAGCGCGGCGCTCCACGGCTGCCGGGTCCCGGCGTCAGCCGCACCTGCGGCCGCTGTTGATGCAGTTCACCGCCTTCCGCATGAGCGACGCGGACATCACGTTGATGAAGTCACCGTGGTCCGTACCGGGCTTGTGCAACTGCTCGGGGAAGCTGTCGACGGCGA includes:
- a CDS encoding anthranilate synthase family protein; protein product: MSTLLDRILRDPPPAYAILHRPHTTDPGQLDILTGNVTHPVTLARIPLPRSAPAGRGRHETLVLVPYRQITERGFSCHDDHSPLISMAVTEQQTMPLGAALARLPDVATSLSGGHFDSEDATYAQTVKQVITDEIGTGAGANFVIQRSFVADITDYGPHGALAFFRRLLEGEEGAYWTFVVHTGSRTFVGASPERHISVRGATAVMNPISGTYRYPAAGPTLAGVMDFLADAKESDELCMVVDEELKMMAGICEPGISVLGPYLKEMARLAHSEYYIRGRTARDVRTILRETLLAPTVTGGPLESACRVIARYEKRGRGYYSGIAALIGRDEQGGRILDSAILIRSADISAAGRVRIGVGSTLVRHSDPGTEAAETRAKAAGLIAALESGPATSRPTRTGAATQSGTVVSYAAHPSVRAALERRNDTLASFWLHPGAPGDQSPSDLAGRTALVIDMEDTFTSMIAHQLRSLGLVVTVRRFDEAHTFDGCDLVVLGPGPGDPAERGHPRMEALRSAVHSLLAQRRPFLAVCLSHQVLSLRLGFSLQRRDHPSQGAQHEIDFFGDRVRAGFYNTYAAHSRHDTTHVDGVGRVDVSRDRASGEVHALRGPHFTSMQFHPESVLTEHGVRIVAQAVRRAMRPAAVPA
- a CDS encoding PhzF family phenazine biosynthesis protein produces the protein MHPYVVVDVFARERLLGNPVAVFFDSDDLGPEVMQRIAREMNLSETTFVLRPRQGGDARIRIFTPVNELPFAGHPLLGTALALARRIPGDRLRLETAVSVIPFELDRTDGPVVTARMQQPLPTWEPFDRTGELLEALGVPASTLPVEIYRNGPRHVFVGLDSVSALSALDPDHRALAAFEDMATNCFAGHGAHWRSRMFSPAYGVTEDAATGSAAGPLVVHLLRHGALTRGRCIEILQGVEMGRPSRMLARAEGVGAHIESVEVGGEGVITAQGTLHV
- the phzG gene encoding phenazine biosynthesis FMN-dependent oxidase PhzG; this translates as MSELPMNASPGIRTGSESLTATVDIAFPEYAAPPSDPIALLHSWLDDAHVHGVREPRALALATADTQRRTSLRTVVVGRLTECGLVFTTHRTSRKARELRANPWASGLLYWRETSRQVSLSGPVRQLSDADTEALWAGRPVFTHAMTTASRQSEPLDDVPALRARAHALAQAGPHPRPLTYVALELVPHAVEFWANGTDRLHERLRYDRTPNGWNTTRLQP
- a CDS encoding glutamate-cysteine ligase family protein translates to MGRDVPALVFTRDDRRRYRIKMQECLDAFAQMLRESRFEFERPQVGLEIELNLVDTRGEPTMRNTDVLEAIADPAWATELGRFNLEINIPPRRLTAGGPDAWEQEIRDALNHAEGRAAEVGAHLIMVGILPTLRQPDVSESALSENPRYRLLNEQVFAARGEDLRIEVDGVDRLRTYADTITPEAACTSTQFHLQVSPDEFAPYWNAAQAIAGVQVALAANSPFLFGKELWHETRIPLFEQATDTRSEEIKVQGVRPRVWFGERWINSVFDLFEENVRYFPALLPLCDEQEPREILDRGDTPELAELTLHNGTIYRWNRPVYAVSHDKPHLRVENRVLPAGPTVADVLANGAFYYGLTRALVDEERPVWSRMSFSAAEDNLHAAARNGIDARLYWPGMGEVPASELVLRRLLPLAHRGLEQTGMDAAWREPLLGIIEQRCVTGRNGAVWQKEMFHHIDGAAHVSHHEALRRMTRQYMEYMHLNAPAHTWPVE